The following proteins come from a genomic window of Kocuria palustris:
- a CDS encoding tRNA (adenine-N1)-methyltransferase yields MTEASTPTSSPQTSSERAHGPSGAINRRGPMREGERIQIMDDRGKLTTITLTAGQEYQTHKGVLPHDLLIGQPEGTVVENSVGIAYQALRPLMKDFVLSMPRGAAVVYPKDAGQIVTMGDIFPGARVVEAGVGSGALSIALLRAIGDEGSLHSFERREEFAEVAQGNIETFFGGAHPAWRLSIGDLAEELGRREEPCSVDRVVLDMLAPWECLDAVAGVLVPGGVVICYVATVTQLSRVAEAMRADGRYTEPDAHETMVRGWHVEGLAVRPDHRMVAHTGFLITARRLADGARRLAPKRRASKSEYTQEDLQAWTPLTLGEREVTDKKARRASRDARHLADRAAQADAQARQDPQEQTPQD; encoded by the coding sequence ATGACCGAGGCCAGCACCCCCACCAGCTCCCCGCAGACCTCCAGCGAGCGCGCGCACGGCCCTTCCGGGGCGATCAACCGCCGCGGGCCCATGCGCGAGGGCGAGCGCATCCAGATCATGGACGACCGGGGCAAGCTGACCACGATCACGCTCACGGCCGGGCAGGAGTACCAGACCCACAAGGGCGTCCTGCCGCACGATCTGCTGATCGGGCAGCCCGAGGGCACCGTGGTCGAGAACTCCGTGGGCATCGCCTACCAGGCCCTTCGCCCGCTGATGAAGGACTTCGTGCTGTCCATGCCGCGCGGTGCCGCGGTGGTCTACCCCAAGGACGCCGGGCAGATCGTCACGATGGGCGACATCTTCCCGGGCGCCCGCGTGGTCGAGGCCGGCGTGGGCTCGGGAGCCCTGTCGATCGCGCTGCTGCGCGCGATCGGCGACGAGGGCAGCCTGCACTCCTTCGAGCGCCGCGAGGAGTTCGCGGAGGTCGCCCAGGGCAACATCGAGACGTTCTTCGGCGGAGCCCACCCCGCCTGGCGGCTGAGCATCGGCGATCTGGCCGAGGAGCTCGGCCGGCGCGAGGAGCCCTGCAGCGTGGACCGCGTGGTGCTCGACATGCTGGCGCCGTGGGAGTGCCTGGATGCCGTCGCGGGGGTGCTCGTCCCCGGCGGCGTGGTGATCTGCTACGTGGCCACGGTGACGCAGCTGTCGCGGGTGGCCGAGGCCATGCGCGCCGACGGGCGCTACACCGAGCCCGACGCGCACGAGACTATGGTCCGCGGCTGGCACGTGGAGGGCCTGGCCGTGCGCCCGGACCACCGCATGGTCGCCCACACCGGTTTCCTGATCACCGCCCGCCGCCTGGCCGACGGCGCCCGCCGGCTGGCGCCCAAGCGGCGTGCGTCGAAGTCCGAGTACACCCAGGAGGACCTGCAGGCCTGGACCCCGCTGACGCTGGGGGAGCGCGAGGTCACGGACAAGAAGGCCCGCCGCGCCAGTCGCGACGCCCGCCACCTGGCCGATCGCGCCGCGCAGGCGGATGCCCAGGCGCGTCAGGATCCGCAGGAGCAGACTCCGCAGGACTGA